In Phyllobacterium zundukense, one DNA window encodes the following:
- the carB gene encoding carbamoyl-phosphate synthase large subunit, whose translation MPKRTDIKSILIIGAGPIIIGQACEFDYSGTQACKALKEEGYRVILVNSNPATIMTDPELADATYIEPITPEVVAKIIAKERPDALLPTMGGQTALNTALSLRRMGVLDRYNVEMIGANAEAIDKAEDRALFREAMAKIGLETPKSMLANATEVKDLDRRLHQEQREAVKAKYSGAELDAALDKLETEWQLGEGDRKQRYVSHALGMAGSALDHVGLPAIIRPSFTMGGTGGGIAYNRTEFYEIIGSGLDASPTTEVLIEESVLGWKEYEMEVVRDKADNCIIICSIENVDPMGVHTGDSITVAPALTLTDKEYQIMRNASIAVLREIGVETGGSNVQFAVNPENGRLIVIEMNPRVSRSSALASKATGFPIAKIAAKLAVGYTLDELDNDITGGATPASFEPSIDYVVTKIPRFAFEKFPGAEPTLTTAMKSVGEVMAIGRTFKESLQKALRGLETGLTGLDEIAIPGLGEGSDNNAIRAAIGVPTPDRLRMVGQALRLGLSVEEVHEGCKIDPWFLEQMAEIIATEERVREHGLPQDAQNLRMLKGMGFSDARLASLAKVEASDVTKLRNKLDVHPVFKRIDTCAAEFASPTAYMYSTYEVPFAGALASEAQVSDRKKVVILGGGPNRIGQGIEFDYCCCHAAFALREAGYEAIMINCNPETVSTDYDTSDRLYFEPLTAEDVLEILRTEQTAGTLHGVIVQFGGQTPLKLADALEKAGIPILGTSPDAIDLAEDRDRFQKLLVKLDLTQPKNGIAYSVEQARTIAGELGFPLVVRPSYVLGGRAMQIIHDERGLQSYLLDTVPELVPEDIKQKYPNDKTGQINTLLGKNPLLFDRYLTEAIEVDVDCLCDGKDTWISGIMEHIEEAGIHSGDSACSLPVHSLSAETVAELEKETAALAKSLNVVGLMNVQYAIKDGTIYVLEVNPRASRTVPFVAKTIGKPIAKVAARIMAGETLDGALANYGGKPSTTGRKHIAVKEAVFPFARFPGVDTLLGPEMRSTGEVMGLDYDYALAFAKSQLGAGVDLPRDGTLFVSVRDEDKPGILPSVKRLAGQGFKILATGGTARFLKENGVEAQKINKVQEGRPHVEDAIRNRQVQLVFNTTDSAKAISDSKSLRRATLMQKVPYYTTLSGANAVAEAIAALKAGSLEVRPLQDYFV comes from the coding sequence ATGCCAAAACGCACCGACATCAAATCTATTCTGATCATCGGCGCCGGACCGATCATCATCGGTCAGGCATGTGAGTTCGACTATTCCGGCACGCAGGCATGCAAGGCCCTAAAGGAAGAAGGTTACCGCGTCATCCTCGTCAATTCCAATCCGGCAACGATCATGACCGATCCGGAACTGGCGGACGCGACCTATATTGAACCGATCACCCCTGAAGTCGTTGCCAAGATCATCGCCAAGGAGCGGCCTGACGCGTTGCTGCCGACCATGGGCGGGCAGACCGCACTCAACACCGCATTGTCACTGCGCCGCATGGGCGTGCTCGATCGCTACAATGTCGAGATGATCGGCGCCAACGCCGAAGCAATTGACAAGGCCGAGGACCGCGCATTGTTCCGCGAAGCCATGGCCAAGATTGGCCTCGAGACACCCAAATCCATGCTGGCCAACGCCACCGAGGTCAAGGATCTCGACCGCAGGTTGCATCAGGAACAGCGCGAAGCCGTGAAGGCCAAATATTCGGGCGCCGAGCTCGACGCTGCTTTGGACAAACTCGAAACCGAATGGCAGCTCGGCGAAGGCGACCGCAAGCAGCGCTATGTCTCCCATGCGCTCGGCATGGCCGGTAGCGCACTCGACCATGTCGGCCTTCCGGCGATCATTCGCCCTTCCTTCACCATGGGCGGAACCGGCGGAGGTATCGCCTATAACCGCACCGAGTTCTACGAGATCATCGGCAGCGGTCTCGACGCGTCACCGACGACCGAAGTGTTGATCGAAGAGTCAGTCCTCGGCTGGAAGGAATACGAGATGGAAGTCGTCCGCGACAAGGCGGACAATTGCATCATCATCTGCTCCATCGAGAATGTCGATCCGATGGGTGTCCATACCGGCGACTCGATCACCGTTGCACCGGCCTTGACCCTGACGGACAAGGAATACCAGATCATGCGCAACGCCTCGATCGCGGTGCTGCGCGAGATCGGGGTCGAAACCGGCGGCTCCAATGTGCAGTTTGCGGTCAATCCCGAAAATGGCCGTCTGATCGTCATCGAGATGAATCCACGTGTGTCGCGTTCCTCGGCGCTGGCATCGAAGGCAACGGGCTTCCCCATCGCCAAGATCGCGGCGAAACTCGCCGTCGGCTACACGCTGGATGAACTCGACAACGACATTACGGGCGGCGCGACGCCTGCTTCGTTCGAGCCCTCCATCGACTATGTCGTCACCAAGATCCCGCGCTTTGCCTTCGAGAAGTTCCCAGGTGCCGAGCCGACACTCACCACCGCCATGAAGTCGGTCGGCGAAGTCATGGCCATCGGGCGCACATTCAAGGAGTCGCTGCAGAAAGCCCTGCGCGGCCTCGAAACCGGCCTCACTGGCCTCGACGAAATCGCCATTCCGGGCCTTGGCGAAGGCAGCGACAACAATGCCATCCGCGCCGCCATCGGCGTGCCGACCCCGGACCGCCTGCGCATGGTCGGTCAGGCGCTGCGCCTCGGCCTTTCCGTCGAGGAAGTTCACGAAGGTTGCAAGATAGATCCGTGGTTCCTGGAGCAGATGGCCGAGATCATCGCCACGGAAGAGCGTGTGCGCGAACACGGCCTGCCGCAGGATGCGCAAAACCTGCGCATGCTCAAGGGCATGGGGTTCTCCGATGCGCGCCTCGCCAGCCTCGCCAAGGTGGAAGCCAGCGACGTGACAAAGCTGCGCAACAAGCTCGACGTCCATCCCGTCTTCAAACGCATCGATACCTGCGCTGCCGAATTCGCCTCGCCGACGGCCTACATGTATTCGACCTATGAAGTGCCGTTTGCCGGGGCCCTCGCCTCAGAGGCGCAGGTTTCCGACCGCAAGAAGGTCGTCATTCTCGGCGGGGGCCCGAACCGTATCGGTCAGGGCATCGAGTTCGATTATTGCTGCTGCCATGCCGCCTTCGCCCTGCGCGAGGCGGGCTATGAAGCCATCATGATCAACTGCAACCCCGAAACGGTCTCGACCGACTATGACACGTCGGACCGGCTCTATTTCGAGCCGCTGACTGCGGAAGACGTCCTCGAAATCCTGCGCACCGAACAAACCGCCGGAACCTTGCACGGCGTCATCGTCCAGTTCGGCGGTCAGACACCATTGAAGCTCGCCGATGCGCTGGAGAAGGCGGGGATTCCGATCCTCGGCACATCGCCGGATGCGATCGACCTTGCCGAAGACCGCGACAGGTTCCAGAAGCTTCTGGTCAAGCTCGATCTGACGCAGCCGAAAAACGGCATCGCTTACTCGGTCGAACAGGCGCGCACGATCGCCGGTGAACTCGGTTTCCCGCTTGTCGTGCGTCCGTCCTATGTTCTCGGCGGCCGGGCCATGCAGATCATCCACGATGAGCGCGGCCTGCAAAGCTACCTGCTCGACACCGTTCCGGAACTCGTACCGGAAGACATCAAGCAGAAATATCCGAACGACAAGACCGGCCAGATCAATACGCTGCTTGGCAAGAACCCGCTGCTGTTCGACCGTTATCTGACCGAAGCGATCGAGGTCGATGTGGATTGCCTCTGCGACGGCAAGGATACCTGGATCTCCGGTATCATGGAACACATCGAAGAGGCTGGTATCCATTCAGGTGACAGCGCCTGCTCGCTACCGGTCCATTCACTTTCGGCGGAAACGGTTGCGGAGCTCGAAAAGGAAACTGCGGCGCTTGCCAAGTCGCTCAACGTCGTCGGGCTGATGAATGTGCAGTACGCCATCAAGGATGGCACCATCTACGTCCTGGAAGTCAATCCGCGTGCCTCGCGTACCGTTCCGTTCGTCGCCAAGACCATCGGCAAGCCGATCGCCAAGGTTGCGGCACGGATCATGGCCGGCGAAACGCTGGACGGTGCGCTTGCCAATTACGGCGGCAAGCCCTCGACCACAGGGCGCAAGCACATCGCGGTGAAAGAGGCGGTCTTCCCCTTTGCACGCTTCCCAGGCGTTGACACCCTGCTTGGACCGGAAATGCGTTCGACTGGCGAAGTCATGGGCCTCGATTATGATTATGCACTGGCGTTTGCCAAATCGCAGCTCGGCGCCGGTGTCGATCTGCCACGCGACGGAACGCTCTTCGTCTCGGTGCGTGACGAAGACAAGCCGGGAATCCTCCCGTCAGTGAAGCGGCTTGCCGGACAAGGTTTCAAGATTCTTGCGACCGGGGGCACAGCCCGCTTCCTCAAAGAGAATGGCGTCGAGGCTCAGAAGATCAACAAGGTCCAGGAGGGGCGTCCGCACGTCGAGGATGCCATCCGCAACCGGCAAGTGCAGCTGGTCTTCAACACCACCGACAGCGCCAAGGCGATCTCGGATTCGAAATCGCTGCGCCGGGCAACGCTGATGCAGAAGGTGCCATACTACACCACCCTCTCCGGTGCCAACGCGGTGGCGGAAGCCATTGCCGCGCTGAAGGCCGGATCGCTGGAGGTCAGGCCGCTACAGGATTATTTCGTCTGA
- a CDS encoding aspartate/glutamate racemase family protein, with protein sequence MRTIGLIGGMSWESTAVYYRQINEIVRTRLGGLASARIAMQSLDFAEVVALQKSDRWDDAAALLSDAAKRLEGAGADCILICTNTMHLVADAVAASVSVPLIDIRQETGRTLAAAGKKRPLLLATRYTMEHGFYADYMRAEFGIEVVVPNEIDRAKVHSVIFDELCCGIVKEESRQALEKIIQRGKDAGADCVILGCTEICLSLTDDNVALPVFDSTTIHSRAAVAHALGMDFTSEQSAV encoded by the coding sequence ATGCGCACTATTGGACTGATCGGCGGCATGAGCTGGGAGAGCACTGCGGTCTATTACCGCCAGATCAATGAAATCGTCCGGACGCGTCTCGGCGGCCTGGCCTCAGCCAGGATTGCCATGCAGTCGCTGGATTTTGCCGAAGTCGTGGCCTTGCAAAAAAGCGACCGTTGGGATGATGCAGCTGCCCTCTTGTCCGATGCGGCCAAGCGCCTCGAAGGCGCTGGTGCGGATTGCATCCTGATTTGCACGAACACGATGCATCTCGTCGCTGATGCCGTGGCTGCCTCGGTCAGTGTTCCCCTCATCGATATCCGCCAGGAAACGGGCCGCACCCTCGCCGCGGCAGGAAAGAAACGCCCGCTCCTTCTCGCGACGCGCTACACGATGGAACATGGCTTCTATGCCGACTATATGCGCGCCGAGTTCGGCATCGAGGTCGTTGTTCCCAACGAGATCGATCGCGCCAAGGTTCATTCGGTGATTTTCGATGAACTCTGCTGCGGAATCGTCAAGGAAGAGTCCCGGCAGGCGCTGGAAAAGATCATTCAGCGCGGCAAGGATGCCGGCGCCGATTGCGTCATTCTCGGCTGCACGGAGATCTGCCTCTCCCTGACCGACGACAACGTCGCGCTGCCGGTCTTCGACTCGACAACCATCCATTCACGCGCGGCTGTCGCCCATGCCCTGGGCATGGATTTCACAAGCGAGCAGAGCGCCGTTTAG
- a CDS encoding DUF1348 family protein: MSEQRPPLPPFTRETAIRKVRGAEDGWNSRDPQRVSLAYTVDSYWRNRSTFVQGREAIVAFLAGKWERELDYRLIKELWAFTDNRIAVRFAYEYHDDSGNWFRAYGNENWEFDENGLMQKRFACINDLPIKESERKFFWDRSVPRPADHPGLSDLGL; the protein is encoded by the coding sequence ATGTCAGAACAACGCCCGCCACTGCCACCATTCACACGTGAAACCGCCATCCGGAAGGTCCGCGGTGCAGAAGACGGCTGGAACAGCCGCGATCCGCAACGCGTGTCTCTTGCCTATACGGTTGACAGCTATTGGCGTAATCGCTCGACATTCGTGCAGGGGCGCGAGGCCATTGTCGCTTTCCTGGCTGGCAAGTGGGAACGGGAGCTCGACTATCGCCTGATAAAGGAGCTTTGGGCTTTCACCGACAATCGCATCGCCGTCCGTTTCGCCTATGAATATCATGACGATTCCGGTAACTGGTTCCGTGCCTATGGCAATGAAAACTGGGAATTTGATGAGAACGGACTGATGCAAAAGCGTTTTGCCTGTATCAATGATTTGCCCATCAAGGAATCAGAACGCAAATTCTTCTGGGACCGCTCGGTTCCACGCCCGGCCGATCATCCTGGCCTGTCAGATCTAGGGTTATAG
- a CDS encoding PIN domain-containing protein: MAAINVEIATKSVGLPGTFHKDPADRMIVATARALAAPLITADEKIRDYIHVKTIW; the protein is encoded by the coding sequence ATGGCTGCGATAAATGTGGAAATCGCCACTAAATCCGTAGGGCTTCCCGGTACATTTCACAAAGACCCGGCAGATCGCATGATAGTTGCCACGGCGCGAGCACTTGCCGCGCCACTCATCACTGCAGACGAGAAAATACGCGACTATATTCACGTCAAAACGATCTGGTGA
- the carA gene encoding glutamine-hydrolyzing carbamoyl-phosphate synthase small subunit: MTATTTTDAGVQAAGPKTAGWTEFKPTAVLVLADGTVIEGKGLGATGICEAEVCFNTALTGYEEILTDPSYAGQIVTFTFPHIGNVGTNKEDIEDLTPANRAGAVGAIFKADITAPSSYRAADHLDGWLKARGVIALAGVDTRALTVLIREKGMPNAVIAHDPDGKFDIPALKARAAAWHGLLDLDLAKDVTSGQSSVWTEKPWIWNEGFAEQSAPEFHVVAIDYGIKRNILRLIAGLGAKVTILPASATAEDVLAYKPDGIFLSNGPGDPAATGKYAVPAIKELIKTDIPVFGICLGHQMLALALGSDTKKMHQGHHGANHPVRDDTTGKVEIVSMNHGFAVDAESFPDGVEETHVSLFDGSNCGLRVVGRPVFSVQHHPEASPGPQDSHYLFRRFFNLIRERKGLEPLPERDHAA, translated from the coding sequence ATGACCGCCACGACAACGACAGACGCAGGTGTCCAAGCAGCAGGTCCGAAGACCGCAGGCTGGACCGAATTCAAGCCAACGGCCGTGCTGGTTCTCGCTGATGGAACGGTCATCGAAGGCAAGGGCCTTGGCGCGACGGGCATCTGCGAAGCGGAGGTCTGTTTCAACACCGCCCTCACCGGCTATGAGGAAATCCTCACCGACCCCTCCTATGCTGGCCAGATCGTCACCTTCACCTTCCCGCATATCGGCAATGTCGGCACCAACAAGGAAGACATCGAGGACCTGACCCCGGCCAATCGTGCCGGCGCTGTCGGCGCGATCTTCAAGGCGGATATCACGGCACCTTCGAGCTACCGTGCCGCCGATCATTTGGATGGTTGGCTGAAGGCGCGCGGCGTCATTGCGCTCGCTGGTGTCGATACACGTGCCCTGACGGTTCTCATCCGCGAGAAGGGCATGCCGAATGCGGTGATCGCCCACGATCCTGATGGCAAGTTCGACATTCCGGCGCTTAAAGCTCGCGCCGCTGCCTGGCATGGCCTGCTTGATCTTGATCTCGCCAAGGACGTCACATCCGGGCAAAGCTCCGTCTGGACGGAAAAGCCGTGGATTTGGAACGAAGGCTTCGCCGAGCAATCGGCGCCGGAATTCCACGTCGTCGCCATCGACTACGGCATCAAGCGCAATATCCTGCGGCTCATCGCCGGTCTTGGCGCCAAGGTCACCATTCTCCCTGCCTCCGCAACGGCTGAAGACGTTCTGGCCTACAAGCCGGATGGCATCTTCCTGTCCAATGGTCCCGGCGATCCGGCGGCAACCGGCAAATATGCTGTTCCGGCCATCAAGGAACTGATCAAGACCGATATTCCGGTTTTTGGTATCTGCCTTGGCCACCAGATGCTGGCGCTGGCGCTTGGCAGCGACACCAAGAAGATGCACCAGGGCCACCACGGCGCCAATCATCCGGTTCGTGACGATACCACCGGCAAGGTCGAAATCGTTTCGATGAACCATGGCTTTGCCGTCGACGCCGAATCCTTCCCGGACGGCGTTGAGGAAACCCATGTCTCGCTGTTCGACGGCAGCAATTGCGGCCTTCGCGTTGTCGGACGTCCGGTGTTTTCGGTCCAGCATCACCCGGAAGCGTCACCCGGCCCGCAGGACTCGCACTATCTGTTCCGCCGGTTCTTCAATCTGATCCGCGAAAGGAAGGGGCTGGAGCCCCTGCCCGAACGCGATCACGCTGCCTGA
- a CDS encoding TCR/Tet family MFS transporter, protein MIDPILAKRGLTLVFMILLLDIIGIGIIVPVLPAYLEELTGSDVGHAAIYGGWLLLAYAGMQFVFAPLIGNLSDRFGRRPVLLVSVVTFALDNLICALAPNFAILLVGRILAGISGGSYSTASAYIADVSTDENRAKNFGLLGIAFGFGFIVGPIIGGFLGEFGPRVPFFGAALISFLNFVAAYFLLPETLGAKDRRTFEWKRSNPLGALKQMRNHKGILWIGLVFFMLTLGHMSYPAVWAYVGSYRYGWSESDIGMSLGIYGLCSAIVMGLILPRIVSRFGEWRTAVIGLAFAALGFFGYASAWQGWLVYVVIIATCLEGVADPAMRSIASAKVPASEQGELQGAMTSLFSITNIIGPLIFTQIFAIFTAPDASIAFSGAPYVLGGIFVLMGLIVFILRVEKPVLAKDEVLAPGALAPNEAG, encoded by the coding sequence ATGATTGACCCGATCCTGGCCAAACGCGGCCTGACACTCGTCTTCATGATCCTGCTGCTGGATATTATCGGCATCGGAATCATCGTTCCGGTTTTGCCCGCATATCTTGAAGAATTGACCGGTTCGGATGTAGGGCACGCGGCGATCTACGGTGGCTGGCTGCTTCTTGCCTATGCCGGAATGCAGTTCGTGTTCGCGCCGCTGATCGGCAATCTCAGCGATCGTTTTGGCCGCCGCCCGGTGTTGCTTGTGTCGGTCGTGACCTTTGCTCTCGACAATCTGATTTGCGCGCTTGCGCCAAACTTCGCAATCCTGCTGGTTGGCCGGATACTTGCCGGCATCAGCGGCGGCAGCTACTCGACAGCCTCCGCCTACATTGCCGATGTCAGCACAGACGAAAACCGGGCGAAGAATTTCGGCCTGCTTGGCATTGCATTCGGCTTTGGTTTTATTGTTGGACCGATCATTGGCGGCTTCCTTGGCGAGTTTGGCCCACGTGTGCCGTTTTTCGGGGCTGCACTGATTTCATTTTTGAACTTTGTCGCAGCCTATTTCCTCCTGCCTGAAACGCTCGGCGCGAAGGATCGCCGGACATTCGAGTGGAAGCGCTCCAATCCGCTCGGCGCGTTGAAACAGATGCGCAACCACAAGGGCATTTTATGGATCGGATTGGTCTTCTTCATGCTGACACTCGGTCATATGTCCTATCCGGCCGTATGGGCCTATGTCGGTAGCTACCGCTATGGCTGGAGCGAAAGCGATATCGGCATGTCGCTCGGTATCTATGGTCTGTGCAGTGCCATCGTGATGGGGCTGATCTTGCCGCGTATCGTTTCAAGATTTGGCGAATGGCGCACAGCCGTCATTGGCCTCGCTTTCGCCGCGCTCGGTTTCTTCGGCTATGCCAGCGCGTGGCAGGGATGGCTGGTCTATGTCGTGATTATTGCTACCTGCCTGGAAGGCGTGGCAGATCCAGCCATGCGCAGTATTGCCTCCGCCAAGGTGCCCGCCTCGGAGCAGGGCGAGTTGCAGGGAGCGATGACCAGCCTCTTCAGCATCACCAATATTATCGGGCCGCTGATTTTCACCCAGATTTTCGCGATCTTCACGGCACCGGATGCGTCGATAGCATTCAGTGGAGCACCCTACGTGCTCGGTGGCATTTTCGTGCTGATGGGCCTGATTGTGTTTATCCTGCGCGTTGAAAAGCCAGTGCTAGCCAAGGATGAGGTTCTCGCTCCGGGTGCATTGGCTCCAAACGAGGCAGGATGA
- a CDS encoding Lrp/AsnC family transcriptional regulator, whose amino-acid sequence MLDDRDRKILDLLQENAALAVSDLADRVSLSISACSRRIQRLEEDGYIARRVVLLDRPLMGLPTTMFVIVRTARHSADWLEQFRKAISDIPEIVEVHRMTGTIDYILKLVLPRVEAYDEIYKTLVEKVEFFDISASVSMETLKATTALPTHYVR is encoded by the coding sequence ATGCTCGACGATCGTGACCGCAAGATTCTGGATCTGCTGCAGGAAAATGCAGCGCTCGCCGTCTCCGATCTGGCTGACCGCGTCAGCCTTTCGATCTCCGCCTGTTCGCGCCGCATCCAGCGGCTCGAGGAAGACGGCTATATCGCCCGGCGCGTCGTTCTCCTTGATCGCCCGCTCATGGGGCTACCGACGACGATGTTCGTGATCGTGCGCACGGCGCGCCATTCCGCCGACTGGCTCGAACAGTTTCGCAAGGCGATCAGCGACATTCCGGAAATCGTCGAGGTGCATCGCATGACCGGCACCATAGACTACATTCTGAAACTGGTGCTGCCGCGCGTCGAAGCCTATGATGAAATCTACAAGACGCTGGTCGAAAAGGTCGAATTCTTCGATATATCGGCGTCCGTTTCCATGGAAACATTGAAGGCAACGACGGCGTTGCCGACCCATTACGTGCGATAG
- a CDS encoding aldo/keto reductase, with protein sequence MSYEKRIALNAEGLTLSRLVLGAWRLLSGPERPDATSVARLISEAVDLGMTSFDHADIYGDYGVEEVFGTGLKYWGGQREAIELITKCDIMLTSDARPDNRIKHYDTSAAHIKASVDRSLKNLHTDYIDVLLIHRPDPLMDADETAAGLESVVKAGKVRAVGVSNFSPSQFDLLASRLPFPLVTNQIEVSVVHTASLFDGSLDHAQRLRYAPMIWSPLGGGSLFTGDGAQEKRVRETLTMIADQAGGVDISAIAIAWLLRHPARPIPVLGSLKRERLAAMAAALDIKLERQQWFEILKASTGQDVP encoded by the coding sequence ATGTCCTATGAAAAACGTATCGCGCTCAATGCCGAAGGCCTGACCCTGTCCCGCCTGGTCCTTGGTGCATGGCGGTTGTTGAGCGGGCCGGAAAGGCCCGACGCCACCAGCGTGGCGCGGCTGATCAGCGAGGCGGTCGATCTGGGAATGACCAGCTTCGATCACGCCGACATTTATGGAGATTACGGCGTTGAAGAAGTCTTCGGTACAGGGCTCAAGTACTGGGGTGGCCAGCGCGAGGCGATCGAGCTGATCACCAAATGCGACATCATGCTGACATCGGACGCGCGCCCGGACAATCGCATCAAGCACTACGACACCAGCGCCGCCCACATCAAAGCGTCGGTGGACCGCTCGCTCAAGAATTTGCACACGGATTACATCGACGTGCTGCTGATCCATCGTCCTGATCCGCTGATGGATGCGGACGAGACAGCGGCAGGGCTGGAGAGTGTCGTGAAGGCGGGCAAGGTGCGGGCTGTAGGCGTCTCCAATTTCTCGCCCTCACAATTCGACCTGCTGGCTTCGCGACTGCCTTTCCCGCTGGTGACCAACCAGATCGAGGTGTCTGTCGTCCATACGGCTTCGCTATTCGATGGCAGTCTCGACCATGCGCAGCGCCTGCGTTATGCGCCGATGATCTGGTCACCGCTCGGCGGCGGTAGCCTCTTTACCGGCGATGGCGCGCAGGAGAAGCGCGTACGCGAAACGTTGACGATGATTGCGGATCAAGCAGGCGGCGTCGACATCTCGGCGATTGCCATTGCCTGGCTGCTGCGGCATCCGGCGCGGCCGATCCCCGTACTCGGCAGTCTCAAGCGTGAACGCCTTGCCGCGATGGCAGCAGCGCTCGATATCAAGCTCGAGCGCCAGCAATGGTTCGAGATTCTAAAAGCAAGTACCGGCCAGGATGTCCCGTGA
- a CDS encoding TetR/AcrR family transcriptional regulator → MAKTVAERSDVIPVLAEIFREHGFEGASLSIIGEKTGLGKGSLYHFFPGGKEEMAAAVLNEIDTWFEDNVYRPLREAENPRVAISEMCSAVIDYFHSGRRICLVGAFALDNVRDRFTDQIKDYFANWKTALAAALQRAGHDEAKASELAEEAVISIQGGLVLARALGDPSLFERAMTRAEERLLT, encoded by the coding sequence ATGGCAAAAACCGTTGCCGAACGTTCGGACGTCATTCCAGTCCTTGCCGAGATCTTCCGCGAACATGGTTTCGAGGGCGCGAGCCTGTCGATCATCGGCGAAAAGACCGGGCTTGGCAAAGGCAGCCTCTATCACTTCTTTCCCGGCGGGAAGGAAGAGATGGCGGCAGCGGTCCTGAACGAGATCGACACATGGTTCGAGGACAACGTGTATCGACCATTGCGCGAGGCCGAAAACCCGCGCGTGGCGATCAGCGAAATGTGCAGCGCGGTTATCGACTATTTTCATTCCGGACGGCGTATCTGCCTTGTCGGCGCCTTCGCCCTCGATAATGTCCGGGATCGCTTTACCGATCAGATCAAGGACTACTTTGCCAATTGGAAAACGGCCCTCGCTGCGGCGTTGCAACGCGCCGGGCACGATGAAGCCAAGGCTTCCGAGCTCGCCGAAGAGGCTGTCATCAGCATTCAGGGCGGGCTCGTCCTTGCTCGCGCGCTTGGCGATCCATCATTGTTCGAGCGTGCCATGACGAGAGCTGAGGAACGACTCTTGACCTGA
- a CDS encoding neutral zinc metallopeptidase, translating into MRWQGRRQSDNVEDQRGEGGGGFPGGIGRGGGFRLPGGSGLRTARGGGFSGIIILAAIFLFLKFCTNIDPMQILVDSGGDGGQLVPGQSQTAPGETSVTSNDEMTQFVRTILAETEDVWSGIFQAEGQTYPAPTMVLFSGQVRSACGFASAASGPFYCPGDKKLYIDLSFYDELDKKFGASGDFAQAYVLAHEVGHHIQNLIGVLPKFNAMRQNMGEAEANAMSVRVELQADCFAGIWGHFTKQKGILEAGDLEEALNAAQQIGDDNLQRKMQGYVVPESFNHGTSAQRATWFKRGFDSGKLESCDTFSGNI; encoded by the coding sequence ATGCGTTGGCAGGGCCGCAGGCAGAGTGACAATGTTGAAGATCAACGCGGCGAAGGCGGCGGCGGGTTTCCCGGCGGTATCGGCCGCGGCGGCGGGTTCCGGCTTCCGGGCGGCTCCGGCCTGCGCACGGCGCGCGGCGGCGGGTTTTCCGGGATTATCATCCTGGCGGCAATCTTCCTGTTCCTGAAATTCTGCACCAACATCGACCCAATGCAGATTCTCGTCGATTCCGGTGGTGATGGCGGGCAGCTGGTGCCGGGCCAGAGCCAGACGGCTCCTGGGGAAACGTCGGTCACGAGCAATGACGAGATGACGCAATTCGTGCGCACCATCCTGGCCGAGACGGAAGATGTCTGGAGCGGCATTTTCCAGGCCGAGGGCCAGACCTATCCAGCGCCGACAATGGTCCTGTTCAGCGGGCAGGTCCGGTCAGCCTGCGGTTTCGCCAGCGCGGCATCGGGCCCGTTCTACTGTCCCGGCGACAAGAAGCTCTATATCGATCTGAGTTTTTATGACGAACTCGACAAGAAGTTCGGCGCTTCCGGCGATTTTGCCCAGGCCTATGTACTTGCGCATGAAGTCGGCCATCACATCCAGAACCTGATTGGTGTTCTGCCCAAATTCAACGCGATGCGCCAGAACATGGGCGAAGCGGAAGCAAACGCCATGTCGGTTCGGGTCGAGCTCCAGGCCGATTGCTTCGCTGGTATCTGGGGTCATTTCACCAAGCAGAAGGGGATTCTGGAAGCGGGTGATCTGGAAGAAGCGCTGAACGCTGCGCAACAGATCGGCGACGATAACCTGCAGCGCAAGATGCAGGGCTATGTCGTGCCGGAAAGCTTCAACCACGGAACGTCGGCGCAGCGCGCTACGTGGTTCAAGCGCGGCTTTGACAGCGGCAAGCTGGAGAGCTGTGATACGTTTAGCGGCAACATTTAG